The following proteins are encoded in a genomic region of Balaenoptera ricei isolate mBalRic1 chromosome 14, mBalRic1.hap2, whole genome shotgun sequence:
- the HAUS1 gene encoding HAUS augmin-like complex subunit 1 has translation MEAQEEKEAQVAAWLKKIFGDHPIPQYEVNPRTTQILHHLSERNRVRDRDVYLVIEDLKQKAREYESEAKHLQDLLLESVNFSPANLSSTGSRYLNALVDSAVALETKDTSLASFIPAVNDLTSDLFCTKSKNEEIKLELAKLEKNLTATLVLEKCLQEDLKKAELHLSMERAKVDSRLQNMDFLKAKSEEFRSGIRAAEERLSARGMDASLSHQSLVALSEKLAELRRQTIPLKKKLESYLDLMPNPSLAQVKIEEAKRELDTVEAELTKKVNMMEL, from the exons ATGGAAGCgcaggaggagaaagaggcgCAG GTTGCTGCctggttgaaaaaaatatttggagatcaTCCCATTCCACAATATGAGGTGAATCCGCGGACAACGCAGATTTTGCATCACCTTTCAGAACGCAACAGGGTCCGGGACAGGGATGTCTACCTGGTAATAGAGGACTTGAAACAGAAAGCAAGGGAATATGAATCAGAAG CCAAGCATCTTCAAGACCTTCTCCTGGAGAGTGTGAATTTTTCCCCTGCCAATCTCTCTAGCACTGGTTCTAGGTATCTGAATGCTTTGGTTGACAGTGCTGTGGCCCTTGAAACAAAGGATACCTCACTAGCTAG ttttatcCCTGCAGTGAATGATTTGACCTCTGATCTTTTTTGCACCAAATCCAAAAACGAAGAAATCAAGCTTGAATTGGCAAAACTTGAGAAAAATCTAACTGCAACTTTAGTATTAGAAAAATGTCTACAAGA ggaTCTCAAGAAGGCAGAGTTGCATCTGTCTATGGAAAGGGCCAAAGTTGACAGTCGTCTTCAGAACATGGACTTCCTAAAAGCCAAGTCAGAGGAGTTCAGGTCTGGAATTAGAGCTGCAGAG GAGCGACTTTCAGCCAGAGGAATGGATGCTTCTCTGTCTCATCAGTCACTGGTAGCACTTTCAGAG AAACTGGCAGAACTAAGACGACAGACTATACCTTTGAAGAAAAAATTGGAGTCCTATTTAGATTTAATGCcg aatCCATCTCTTGCTCAGGTGAAAATTGAAGAAGCAAAGCGAGAATTG gaTACTGTTGAAGCTGAACTTACAAAGAAAGTAAACATGATGGAACTGTGA